CGTTTGCCACGGGTCTTAAGATGGCCGCTCCGGACAAGAACGTCGTCGTGATGGCGGGTGACGGCGACTCGGCGGCGATTGGCGGCAATCACTTGATTCATAGCTGCCGCCGCAATATCGACATCACGATGGTCATCGTGAACAACGAGATTTACGGCATGACAGGCGGACAGTTTTCTCCTACGACGCCGACCGGCGACCGGGCAGCGACCGCACCGTACGGGAATATCGATCCTGGTTTCGATTTGTGCAAGCTCGCGATTGCCGCAGGAGCGACCTATGTGGCGCGCGGTCACGTGGCCAATGCCATCTTCCTTGAAAAGCTGATAAAGGGCGGCATGGCGCACAAAGGTTTCTCCGTGATCGAGATCATGTCGAACTGCCATACGCAGTACGGCCGCCGAAACAAGCATCCTGATCCGGCAGAGCTTGTCGAACACATAGCTTCGTCAGCGGTCACGCTGAGGAATTGGGAAAAGATGGAAGACGAAGAGAAGATCGGGAAGTTTCCGATCGGCGTGCTCCACAAGGACGACACTCGTCCAGAGTACAGCGAGAACTACTACAAGCTGCAAGCGCACGCGCAAGAGCGGGTTCGCGACGCGGCGCGCAAGATTGCCGAAGCGGAGGCGCTGAAACCGAAGCGCGAACCGCAGGGAGGAGCGAGTCCCTTTGAGGTCTGAAATTAGATTCGCCGGAGTCGGCGGCCAAGGAAATATTCTCGCGGGAGAATGGGTCGCGCTTGCGGCGCACAACATGGGATTGAACGCGCTCCAGAGTCCGACGTACACAGCTCAGGTCCGCGGCGGCCCGACCAGTGTGGACGTGTTGATTGACAAAGATCCGATCGGCTATCCGCGTTTGACGAGCATCGACTTCTTTCTCTGCTTGGCACAAGGCGCGTGGAACCTCTTTTCGAAGCAGTTGAAGGACGATGCCGCAGTGGTCATTGATCCCAACTTGGTGACCAATGTCGGCAAGGGACCGCAAATGGTCTATTCAATTCCGATCATTCAGGTCACGAAGCAGACGGTTGAAAAGCCGGTCTATACGAGCGCCGTTTCGCTCGGAATCTTCTGCAAACTTCATTCGATCATCCCCGTGGATGAAATGATCAAGACAATAGAACAGAATGCTCCGACGGGAACCGTTGAGAAGAATCTTCTCGCATTCCGTACGGGCTATGACATCATTGACAAAGTGGAACCTGTGCCGCGCGACAAAATCGCAGCGGTGACCGCATAGTAAAATGAGCTACTTAATTTACTCGTATCGCAAACTCGCGGACAAGATTCATGAATATTGGGTCGAAGCTCCGCGAATCGCCGCCAAACATTTTGCAGGACAGTTTGTGATTCTGCGTTTGAATGAGCACGGCGAGAGAATTCCGCTAACCGTCGTGGAAACGAACAAAAAGAACGGCCAAATCAGATTGATCGTTCAGGAAGCAGGAAAGACGACCGAAGACTTCGCGCATTTGAAGGCGGGAGACTTCATTTTGGACGTGGTCGGACCGCTCGGGCAAGCCACGCACATTCAGAACTGGGGCAACCTCGTAGTGATCGGCGGCGGAGTCGGTTCAGCTCCGTTGCTGCCGATTGCCAAAGCGGCGAAAGCCGGAGGCAACAAGGTCCACGCGATCTTAGGTGCGCGCTCGAAGGAACTGTTGCTTTTGACAGACGAATTTGAAGCGGTCTGCGACGAAACCCGGATCTGCACTGATGACGGCACGTTCGGCACGAAGGGATTTGTCACGAATTTATTGGACTCATGGGGCCAAGAGGGAGTCAAGTTCGATTTCGGCATCGCCGTCGGTCCGGTACAGATGATGAAAGCGGCCGAAAAGACTATGAGCCAATGGAATATTCCGGGAATGGCATCGCTGAATCCGATTATGGTTGACGGCACAGGTATGTGCGGAGCTTGCCGCGTCACGGTACACGGCAAAACCCGCTTTGCCTGCGTCGAAGGCCCGGAATTTGATATTCACGGCGTCGATTTTAATGAGCTTATTTTGCGCAATCGTTCGTACACACATGAAGAGCACGAAGCTGTCGAGCATGCTCATCAGTGTCAACTTAATGAGATGATTCACCATGCCAGAACAGAAGCGTAATCTGAAGGTGCATCCTCCGCGCGTCCCTATGCCGGAACGCGATCCGGAGGAGCGCGTCAAGGGATTTCAAGAAGTCCCGCTGGGCTACACGGAAGAGCAGGCAATCGCGGAAGCCAGCCGCTGTCTCGATTGCAAGAATCCCAAGTGCGTCACGGGTTGTCCGGTCAATATTAATATTCCCAAGTTTCTGCGCGAACTGCGCGACGGCCGCATTCAAGATGCCGCCGATACGCTGCGTGCCACGAATTCGCTGCCAGCTGTCTGCGGACGAGTTTGCCCTCAGGAAGAGCAGTGCGAGTCGCTTTGCATTGAAGGTATCAAGCATGATCCGGTCGCTGTAGGCAATCTTGAGAAATTCGTCGCCGATTGGGAGCGGATGCACAAGAAGGTGACGACGCAGACGGTCGTTGAGCCGACAGGACGTAAGGTGGCAATCGCCGGCGCAGGACCTGCGGGTCTTACAGTCGCGGGTGACTTGGCAAAGTTGGGTCATGACGTGACGATCTTCGAAGCGCTGCACCGTCCGGCCGGTGTGCTGGCCTACGGAATCCCCGAATTCCGTCTGCCGCGCGAAATCGTGAAGTCCGAGATTGAATATATCGAACGCCTCGGTGTGAAGTTCATCTACAATGTGATCATCGGTGTGACGATTACGTTAAATGAACTTTTTGAAGAAGGCTACGACACCGTCTTTATCGGAACGGGTGCGGGACTTCCCAAAATGTTGAATGTCCCCGGCGAAAATCTCGTTGGCGTATTCAGTTCAAATGAGTTCTTGACGCGGATCAACTTGTTGGGCGCTGACCGGTTCCCGGATTTTGACACACCGGTCTTGCATGCCAAGCACACGGTCGTCGTCGGCGGTGGCAACACCGCGATGGACTCGGCGCGTGTGGCCAAGAGATTGAACCAAGCCAAGGTTTCGTTGGTCTACCGCCGTTCTGAAGAAGAACTTCCGGCCCGCAAGGAAGAAGTACATCACGCCAAGGCCGAAGGTATCGAGATGAACCTGCTCTGCAATCCGGTTGAAGTCTTGGGCGACAAAGAAGGCCGCGTAACGGGCATTCGCTGTATTCGCATGCAGCTTGGCGAACCGGATGCATCGGGACGCAGAAAACCCGTCGAAATTCCGGGCAGTGAGTTTGAGATGGAATGCGACGCCGTGATCGTGGCGGTCGGCAACTCTCCGAATCCGATCATTACCAAATCGACTCCCGACCTTGAAGCCACCAAGTGGGGAACCATCAAAGTGGACGAAGCCACGAACGCGACGAGCAAGCCGGGCGTCTATGCCGGCGGCGACATCGTAAGCGGCGCGGCCACGGTCATTCTGGCCATGGGCGCGGGCCGTAAAGCCGCGGCGGCCATGCACGAATACATGATGAATCTTCCTCCTAAGAAAGCGCAAGCAAGTTAATGCAAGCACTTTACGACATAATACCATTTTCGATGGGTATCGGCACCCTTGCGTTCGGCGCATTTTTGGTGCTGTTGCCCTATTTGATTTCGCCTCGCAGCAAAGGCCGCTTCCGCAGCGAAACATACGAGAGCGGCGAGCCGATTATCGGCGAAGCATGGGTACAGGTTCGGGCGCACTACTATATCTACGCGTTGGTCTTCATGGCGTTCGACGTGGAAACTGCTTTCATCGTCCCTTGTGTCGCGATATTGCGTTCATGGGATAGCTGGCTGCCGGTGATAGAAGTGGGCGTATTCCTGATCATTTTGAGCCTTTCTTTGGTGTACGCGCTGAAGAAGAAAGTACTGGAGTGGGAGTAGGATGAGCGAAGAACTGAAAAACGTGAACGAAGACGGTCAAGAAGATATTGACGAGTCGCAAATTCCGCCGATAGTGCGGTTTGTGCCGCTGCAGAAGGCACTCGATCTGGCGCGTGCCAATTCTCTTTGGCCCCTCACCTTCGGTATCGCCTGCTGCGCGATTGAAATGATGGCTGCTTCGGCCAGTCGTTATGACACTGACCGATTCGGTGCGGGCGTCTTCCGTAATTCACCGCGACAGGCGGATTTGATGATTGTGGCGGGCACGGTGAATTTGAAAATGGCGCCGATTATTAAAAGACTATATGATCAAATGCCCTCTCCGAAGTGGGTGATTGCGCTGGGTGCATGCGCCATTTGCGGAGGACCGTTTGACCAAGACGAAAATTATGCAGTTGTGCAGGGCGTGGAGAAAGTCGTACCTGTTGACGTGTTCGTTCCGGGCTGTCCTCCTCGGCCGGAAGCGTTGATTCACGCAATCCTTGAACTGCAAGAACGTATTAAGTCAGGAAACACGAATGCCGCTCGAGCCTGAACCTGCCGAACCCGTCGCGCAACAACCGGCGCAGCATGTCGAACTAATGAATCGATTGCGCACCGCCGGAGCTTCCGAAGTAAATAGTCTGGACTACCCGAAAACGGGAATGGATGTGGATGCACTCGTAACGCCGCAAAGTCTCGGCGCGGTCGCGAGTGCCCTAAAGCAAGAGCACTTCGCTCTGGATTCGTTGGTCGGAATCGACCGCAATCCGGGGTTTGAAGTGCTTTATCTGTTTAAGCCGTTTACGGACGGTCCGCGAGTCAGACTGCGCGCGAAAGCGGAAGCCGAGAAACCGGAATTGCCGACCCTGTCAAAAGTTTATGCGGGCGCAGACTGGTACGAACGTGAAATACACGACATGTTCGGCGTGAAATTCACGGATCATCCGCACCTCCGTCCGCTCCTGCTTCCGCACTTCACGAATTTCTACCCGCTGCGCAAGGAATTCCACGGCGCGCCGATTGTCATACCGGATGATACGGTTGAAATTCCGGAAATCGACGTTCAGGAAGCGATGAAGGTTGGCCAATCCGAAGGACGCCGCCGCGATTTCTTTTTGAATATGGGACCGCAGCATCCGTCCACGCACGGTGTGCTGCGCATTCTCTTGCATGTCGAAGGCGAAAAAGTACTGGGCGGCCGCTGCCATTTAGGTTACAGTCACCGGGGATCTGAGAAGCTCGCGGAGAAGAAACAATACGTCCAGATTCTTCCTTACACGGACAGAATGGACTACCTCGCGCCGCTCAATTACAATTTGGGTTATGCCAAACTGCTTGAGCGCGCCGCGGGCATTGAATCCACTCCGCGCGCGGAAGTCTTGCGGCTGATCATGGCCGAGCTGGGCCGCGTTGCCAGCCATCTCGTATGGTTGGGAACTTACTTGCTTGACTTGGGCGCGATCACTCCGTTTCTCTATTGCTTTGAGGACCGCGAACGGATTCTGACCATTTTCGAACGCGCTACCGGGCAGCGGATGACGACGTCTTATATTGTCTATGGCGGCGTGCGCAATGATGTTTACAGCGAATTTTCGTCGGAGATTGCAAATCTGATTAAGGACCTGCGCAAGCGCATGCCGGAATACGACGATCTTGTGATGTCAAACGAAATCTTTCTGCAGCGGACGGACGGCGTGGGAACAATTTCACGTGAACAGGCGATTGAGTTTGGAGTCAGCGGTCCCGTGCTTCGCGGAAGCGGAGTGGACTACGATGCGCGCCGCGACGAACCCTACTGCGACCTCTATCAAGAGTTCGAATGGAAAGTCGCTACCGATCCGAGCGGAGATTGCTTGGGCAGATCGCGCGTGCGTATGGCTGAACTCGTGCAGAGCTTTAATCTGATTGAACAAGGTTTGGCGAAGCTCGAAGACGGTCCTGTTCGTTCGAAGGTTCCGCGCATTTTCAAAGTTCCCGAAGGAGAATATTTCTCAGCGACGGAAGGCCCGCGCGGCATGCTGGGTTGGTATTTGGTAGGAGACGGGTCGGCGAATCCTTATCGCTTGAAGGTTCGCGTGCCGTCATTCGCAAATTTGCAGGTTGTCGAAGAACTGATCAAAGGGATGCGCGTCGCGGACGTCGTGTCCATTCTCGGCAGTCTGGATGTAGTCATTCCGGAGATTGACCGGTGAGCATATTTGACATTCTATTTCGTTTGCTCTTGGCATTCGGCGCGGTCATCACTTTCGTCACGATCAACGCACTCTTTTTGGTGTGGCTCGAGCGCAAAGTGTCGGCCGTGATTCAAAACCGAATGGGACCGACCGAAGTCGGGCCGTTCGGACTGTTGCAAACGCTTGCCGACGCGTTGAAGCTGCTCGGCAAGGAGATGATCACGCCTAAATCAGTTGACCAATATGTGTTCCTGATAGCGCCGATCATCGCGTTTCTTCCCGCGCCGCTGTTGGTTGCGGCAATTCCGATCGCGGAAGGTATCGGCGTAACCGATTTGAATGTCGGCGCGCTTTATCTGCTCGCGATCTCGAACATTGCGCTGCTGGGAATTTTGATGGCGGGTTGGTCGTCCAACAACAAGTACTCGCTGCTCGGCGCGATCCGTGCGGTGGCTCAGAATATCAGCTACGAGATTCCGATGCTGCTGGCCGTGCTGACCGTGATCTTGATGGCAGGTTCGCTGAAACTTTCCGACATCGTAGCCGCGCAGGATCCGATTCCGTTCGTGCTTCTGCAGCCGATTGCCTTCCTGATCTACTTCATATGCAGTATCGCGGAATCGAATCGTACTCCGTTTGACTTGCCTGAAGCGGAGTCAGAACTGGTCGCGGGCTATCACACTGAATTTACGGGTATGCGTTTCGCGCTGTTCTTCCTCGCAGAATATACCCAAGTCTTCGTTCTGTCCGCGATCGTGACGCTGTTTTTCTTGGGTGGATGGAACGGACCGTTGCTGCACGGCGCGGTTTGGTTCATGCTCAAAACTTACGTCGTCATTTTCGTGGTGATGTGGCTGCGTTGGACTTATCCGCGCCTTCGCTCTGATCAATTGATGAATTTCAACTGGCGCGTCTTGTTGCCGCTGGCGATCTTGAACCTGCTTGTTTCAACGGTCGTCTACAGGGGGGGATGGTAATGGCTAAACGTGGTTTCTGGACCGGTTTCGGCAGCCTCTTGACGGGCCTTGGCGTCACGTTCAAGAGCATGTTCCGCAAAAAAGTGACGATCAAGTATCCGCACGAGCCCGTGCCGGTTTCGCCGATCTACCGCGGTCCGGTGCACTTGATCGCGGAAGACATCGGCTCCGAACATAAGTGCATTGGTTGTCTCGCGTGCCAGCGGATTTGCCCGACGCATGCAATTCCAGTGTTGACCGTTGCAAAGAACGAGCAGAACAAGAATTATCCGGTTGAATTTGTGATCGACGACGCGCTTTGCTGTTTCTGCGGTTTGTGCGTCGAAGCGTGTCCGACCGCCGCGCTTGAGCATACGCAAATCGGAGACATGGCGTCGCCGGTTCAAGCACTGCTCCGCCGGGAAATTTTGCAGGACGGCAACGTCACCAGCGAGAACTTCCCGACGCGCAAAGGCAAGAAGGAGTCCAAACGTGACTGAGTTTCTCTTTATTGCAGGCGCGGCGCTCGCGTTGATGGGCGGATTGATAGCCGTGATCGCGCGCAACCTTTTTCATGCGTCGCTCGGTTTGGCGATGACTTTGACCGGTACGGCGGGATTGTTCATACCGCTCGGCGGCGAGTTGATTTCCGTCGTCCAAATTCTGGTTTATCTTGGCGCAGTAGCTGTGGCGATCATTTTCATTTTGATGCTCTCTCCGCCGTTTTACCTCAAGCGTCCGCATCGTAATCCCGCCAAACTTGCCGTCGCCGCGTTGATCGGTGTCGTCTTCTCGATCCCCCTGCTGCGCGCCGTGTTTTCGATCGGGTCACGAGTTTCGACCACTCACGTGACACCGACGGTACAGGAAATCGGCAAGACACTTTTGACTGAATTCGTATTCCCATTTGAAATCATATCCGTGCTGCTGACCGTCGCAATCATCGGCGCTATCGTGCTTGCGCGCGATTTACCTGAAGACGACAAACCGCACACCGCAACTTCACAGGGGGAAACCAAGTAATGCCCCTTTCCGCATATCTGGTACTTTCCGTAATTTTGTTTTTGCTCGGAGCGTTCGGAATGATGGAACGGCGAAACCTCGTCGGTCTGTTGATTTCGGTCGAGCTGATGTTGAATGCGGCGAGCATCAATTTCATGGCGTTCAACCACTTTCTCTATCCCGGGACAGTAACAGGCCAAATCATGACATTGTTCGTCATCGGCTTGGCCGCGGCGGAAGCCACACTGTTTCTGGCGATCGTTTTCGCGGTTTACCGCCATTACCGTTCGATCAATGTCGAAAATGTCGATCATTTGCGTGGGTGACAGAAAATGAATGAATCCATGCAAATACAATTAGGCGTCGCGACAGTTCTGTCGCCGATCGTTTCCTTCGTTCTTATTTCGGCCGTCGGTTTGCGCAGACCGACACTCGCCAAAATCATTTCGCTCTCTTTCGCTTCTGTAAGCCTGATTTGCGCGAGCATCTTGCTTTGGGGTGTGGGCGATCCCGAGTTCAAAGTCACGGCGACGTGGTCGTGGCTGCTTGCCGATCCGTCGAAATTCGGAATCGGACTCCTGCTTGATCCGCTCTCGCTGGTGATGCTGTGGGTTGTGGCGGCGATTTCGTGGCTGGTGCAATGGTACTCGATCTCCTATATGGAGGAAGACAAGTGCCAAGGCAAGTTCTTCGCTTTCATCTCGCTGTTCTGTTTTGCGATGATGGGCTTCACGATTGCTCCGAATCTCTTGCAGTCGTTCATGTGCTGGGAGTTAGTCGGTTTGGGCTCCTACCTCTTGATTGGCTTCTGGAATCATCTGCCGTCCGCCGCCACTGCCGCGCGCAAAGCATTTGTCGTCACGCGTCTCGGCGACCTTGGATTTTTTGCGGCGCTGCTTTTAACG
This region of Calditrichota bacterium genomic DNA includes:
- a CDS encoding 2-oxoglutarate ferredoxin oxidoreductase subunit beta: MAFDYASWLRPELMPHIWCPGCGIGIVLKSVIRSMDSMGWNQDTVGFVSGIGCTSRAPGYVDMNTLHTTHGRALTFATGLKMAAPDKNVVVMAGDGDSAAIGGNHLIHSCRRNIDITMVIVNNEIYGMTGGQFSPTTPTGDRAATAPYGNIDPGFDLCKLAIAAGATYVARGHVANAIFLEKLIKGGMAHKGFSVIEIMSNCHTQYGRRNKHPDPAELVEHIASSAVTLRNWEKMEDEEKIGKFPIGVLHKDDTRPEYSENYYKLQAHAQERVRDAARKIAEAEALKPKREPQGGASPFEV
- a CDS encoding 2-oxoacid:acceptor oxidoreductase family protein — protein: MRSEIRFAGVGGQGNILAGEWVALAAHNMGLNALQSPTYTAQVRGGPTSVDVLIDKDPIGYPRLTSIDFFLCLAQGAWNLFSKQLKDDAAVVIDPNLVTNVGKGPQMVYSIPIIQVTKQTVEKPVYTSAVSLGIFCKLHSIIPVDEMIKTIEQNAPTGTVEKNLLAFRTGYDIIDKVEPVPRDKIAAVTA
- a CDS encoding sulfide/dihydroorotate dehydrogenase-like FAD/NAD-binding protein, producing the protein MSYLIYSYRKLADKIHEYWVEAPRIAAKHFAGQFVILRLNEHGERIPLTVVETNKKNGQIRLIVQEAGKTTEDFAHLKAGDFILDVVGPLGQATHIQNWGNLVVIGGGVGSAPLLPIAKAAKAGGNKVHAILGARSKELLLLTDEFEAVCDETRICTDDGTFGTKGFVTNLLDSWGQEGVKFDFGIAVGPVQMMKAAEKTMSQWNIPGMASLNPIMVDGTGMCGACRVTVHGKTRFACVEGPEFDIHGVDFNELILRNRSYTHEEHEAVEHAHQCQLNEMIHHARTEA
- the gltA gene encoding NADPH-dependent glutamate synthase — its product is MPEQKRNLKVHPPRVPMPERDPEERVKGFQEVPLGYTEEQAIAEASRCLDCKNPKCVTGCPVNINIPKFLRELRDGRIQDAADTLRATNSLPAVCGRVCPQEEQCESLCIEGIKHDPVAVGNLEKFVADWERMHKKVTTQTVVEPTGRKVAIAGAGPAGLTVAGDLAKLGHDVTIFEALHRPAGVLAYGIPEFRLPREIVKSEIEYIERLGVKFIYNVIIGVTITLNELFEEGYDTVFIGTGAGLPKMLNVPGENLVGVFSSNEFLTRINLLGADRFPDFDTPVLHAKHTVVVGGGNTAMDSARVAKRLNQAKVSLVYRRSEEELPARKEEVHHAKAEGIEMNLLCNPVEVLGDKEGRVTGIRCIRMQLGEPDASGRRKPVEIPGSEFEMECDAVIVAVGNSPNPIITKSTPDLEATKWGTIKVDEATNATSKPGVYAGGDIVSGAATVILAMGAGRKAAAAMHEYMMNLPPKKAQAS
- a CDS encoding NADH-quinone oxidoreductase subunit A encodes the protein MQALYDIIPFSMGIGTLAFGAFLVLLPYLISPRSKGRFRSETYESGEPIIGEAWVQVRAHYYIYALVFMAFDVETAFIVPCVAILRSWDSWLPVIEVGVFLIILSLSLVYALKKKVLEWE
- the nuoB gene encoding NADH-quinone oxidoreductase subunit NuoB, with translation MSEELKNVNEDGQEDIDESQIPPIVRFVPLQKALDLARANSLWPLTFGIACCAIEMMAASASRYDTDRFGAGVFRNSPRQADLMIVAGTVNLKMAPIIKRLYDQMPSPKWVIALGACAICGGPFDQDENYAVVQGVEKVVPVDVFVPGCPPRPEALIHAILELQERIKSGNTNAARA
- a CDS encoding NADH-quinone oxidoreductase subunit D produces the protein MPLEPEPAEPVAQQPAQHVELMNRLRTAGASEVNSLDYPKTGMDVDALVTPQSLGAVASALKQEHFALDSLVGIDRNPGFEVLYLFKPFTDGPRVRLRAKAEAEKPELPTLSKVYAGADWYEREIHDMFGVKFTDHPHLRPLLLPHFTNFYPLRKEFHGAPIVIPDDTVEIPEIDVQEAMKVGQSEGRRRDFFLNMGPQHPSTHGVLRILLHVEGEKVLGGRCHLGYSHRGSEKLAEKKQYVQILPYTDRMDYLAPLNYNLGYAKLLERAAGIESTPRAEVLRLIMAELGRVASHLVWLGTYLLDLGAITPFLYCFEDRERILTIFERATGQRMTTSYIVYGGVRNDVYSEFSSEIANLIKDLRKRMPEYDDLVMSNEIFLQRTDGVGTISREQAIEFGVSGPVLRGSGVDYDARRDEPYCDLYQEFEWKVATDPSGDCLGRSRVRMAELVQSFNLIEQGLAKLEDGPVRSKVPRIFKVPEGEYFSATEGPRGMLGWYLVGDGSANPYRLKVRVPSFANLQVVEELIKGMRVADVVSILGSLDVVIPEIDR
- the nuoH gene encoding NADH-quinone oxidoreductase subunit NuoH, encoding MSIFDILFRLLLAFGAVITFVTINALFLVWLERKVSAVIQNRMGPTEVGPFGLLQTLADALKLLGKEMITPKSVDQYVFLIAPIIAFLPAPLLVAAIPIAEGIGVTDLNVGALYLLAISNIALLGILMAGWSSNNKYSLLGAIRAVAQNISYEIPMLLAVLTVILMAGSLKLSDIVAAQDPIPFVLLQPIAFLIYFICSIAESNRTPFDLPEAESELVAGYHTEFTGMRFALFFLAEYTQVFVLSAIVTLFFLGGWNGPLLHGAVWFMLKTYVVIFVVMWLRWTYPRLRSDQLMNFNWRVLLPLAILNLLVSTVVYRGGW
- a CDS encoding NADH-quinone oxidoreductase subunit I yields the protein MAKRGFWTGFGSLLTGLGVTFKSMFRKKVTIKYPHEPVPVSPIYRGPVHLIAEDIGSEHKCIGCLACQRICPTHAIPVLTVAKNEQNKNYPVEFVIDDALCCFCGLCVEACPTAALEHTQIGDMASPVQALLRREILQDGNVTSENFPTRKGKKESKRD
- a CDS encoding NADH-quinone oxidoreductase subunit J → MTEFLFIAGAALALMGGLIAVIARNLFHASLGLAMTLTGTAGLFIPLGGELISVVQILVYLGAVAVAIIFILMLSPPFYLKRPHRNPAKLAVAALIGVVFSIPLLRAVFSIGSRVSTTHVTPTVQEIGKTLLTEFVFPFEIISVLLTVAIIGAIVLARDLPEDDKPHTATSQGETK
- the nuoK gene encoding NADH-quinone oxidoreductase subunit NuoK; protein product: MPLSAYLVLSVILFLLGAFGMMERRNLVGLLISVELMLNAASINFMAFNHFLYPGTVTGQIMTLFVIGLAAAEATLFLAIVFAVYRHYRSINVENVDHLRG